One window of Acidobacteriota bacterium genomic DNA carries:
- a CDS encoding ComF family protein, translated as MTRAGAAGLYEGRLRDLVHALKYGRRVSLARPLARLMRERGASVLEGADLVVPVPLHWQRRRERGFNQAVLLARHLGCPLVEALARARPTPPQASLRLAKRHANVRDAFVPARPLWRGRDWARHAVAGRVVVIVDDVCTTGATLDACARVLVRLGAADVRALTAARVALGPPPPPPG; from the coding sequence CCTGCGCGACCTGGTCCACGCGCTGAAGTACGGGCGGCGCGTCTCGCTGGCCAGGCCGCTGGCGAGGCTGATGCGGGAACGGGGGGCGTCCGTGCTCGAGGGCGCGGACCTGGTCGTGCCGGTGCCGCTGCACTGGCAACGGCGGCGCGAGCGGGGGTTCAACCAGGCCGTGCTGCTTGCGCGGCACCTCGGCTGCCCGCTGGTCGAGGCGCTCGCGCGCGCGCGGCCGACGCCGCCGCAGGCCTCGCTGCGACTGGCGAAGCGTCATGCCAACGTGCGCGACGCCTTCGTGCCCGCTCGGCCCCTCTGGCGCGGCCGCGACTGGGCCCGCCACGCGGTGGCCGGGCGGGTCGTCGTGATCGTGGACGACGTGTGCACGACCGGCGCCACGCTCGACGCGTGCGCCCGTGTCCTCGTCCGGCTGGGCGCGGCTGACGTTCGCGCGCTCACGGCAGCCCGAGTCGCCCTTGGACCGCCTCCGCCACCGCCAGGGTGA